Within the Burkholderia sp. NRF60-BP8 genome, the region GACGCAAAATGCGGGCGCCCCGGTTTCGCCGTCGATCGCCGTGAACGTGCGGCGCGCAGCGCTTATTCGGCGCCCGCCTCCCAGGCCGGCGGCCGCTTCGCGAAGAAAGCCGCGAAGCCTTCCTTCGCTTCCGGCGTCGCCCGCACGCGGGAGATCGTCTGCGCGGTGAACGCCGCGCGTTCGTCCGACGGCGGATACTCGCCGATCGCATCGAAAAAGCGCTTGATCTCCGTCAGTGCGTGCGGGCCGTTGCGGCCGAGCTCCGCGAGCGTCCGCTCGAGCGTGTCGTCGAGCACATCGAGCGGCACGGCCTGATGAATCAGGCCGATCGCGACGGCGTCGGCAGCCGCGAGCTGCGTCGCGGTCAACGCGAGACGGCGCGCCTGGCGCTGGCCGACCGCCTCGACCAGATACGGGCCGATCACGGCCGGCAGGATTCCGAAGCGCGCCTCGCTGACCGAGAATCGCGCGTGATCGCTCGCAATCACGATGTCGCAGGCGGCGCACAGGCCCACGCCGCCGCCGAACGCGTGTCCCTGCACGCGGGCGACCGTCGGTTTCGGGCACTGCCGGATCGCGTGCATCATCGCGGCGAACCGCTCGGCGTCGCGCAGGTTCGCGGCCGCATCGTTCGCGCTCGCGCGCTGCATCCACTGCAGGTCGGCGCCCGCGCAAAATGCGCGACCGTCCGAACGCAGCACGATCGCGCGCACGTCGTCGCGCCGGCCGAGCGTCGCGAACGCGTCGGTGAGCTCCGCGATCATCGTCTCGTCGAACGCGTTCAGCACGTCGCCGCGCTGCAGCGCAACGGTCGCGATGCCGCGCGCATCGACCGTGACGGCCAGGGTCTTCAATTCATCCATCGAACAGGTTTCCTCGGGTAAAACGACGCACACGTCGAAATCAGGCGGCCTGGCGGCGATCGATCACGCGGCGCGCCTTGCCCGTCGCGGTCGCGGGGATGCCGCCGGCCGCCAGCACCGTCACGCCGGACGACACGCCGACCATCGTCTTGATCCGGTGCTGCAGTTCGCGCGCGAGCGCCGCGCGCTCGCCGTCGGTGACGGACGCCGCCGCTTCGGAACGCAACTCGACCGCGAGGTCGAGCCGGTCCATGTGACCGTCGCGCGACAGCGTGATCTGGAACTGGCCCGACAACTGCGGCAGCGCGACGACGATCTCCTCGATCTGGCTCGGGAACACGTTCACGCCGCGCACGATCAGCATGTCGTCGGAGCGGCCCGTGATCTTCGCCAGGCGCCGCATCGCGCGCGCGGTCGGCGGCAGCAGCGCGGTGAGGTCGCGCGTGCGGTAGCGGATCACCGGCATCGCCTCCTTCGTCAGCGACGTGAACACGAGCTCGCCCTGGCTGCCGTCGGGCAGCACTTCGCCGGTGACGGGATCGATGATCTCCGGGTAGAAATGATCTTCCCAGATCACCGGGCCGTCCTTCGTCTCCACGCATTCGCACGCGACGCCCGGGCCCATCACTTCCGACAGCCCGTAGATGTCGAGCGCGTCGATGCCCACGCGCGTTTCCACTTCGTCGCGCAGCGCCTGCGTCCACGGCTCGGCGCCGAAGATGCCGATCTTCAGCGACGATTCGGCCGGGTCCATCCCCTGCCGCACCATCTCGTCGATCAGGTTCAGCATGTACGACGGCGTGACGAGGATGATCTTCGGCTCGAAATCGCGAATCAATTGCACCTGCTTCTCGGTCTGCCCGCCGGACATCGGCACGACCATGCAGCCGAGCCGCTCCGCGCCGTAGTGAATCCCGAGACCGCCCGTGAAGAGGCCATAGCCGAACGCGTTGTGCAGCGTATCGCCCGGGCGGCCGCCGGCCGCGCGGATCGAGCGCGCGGTCACGTTCGCCCACGTGTCGATGTCGCGCGCCGTGTAGCCGACCACCGTCGGCTTGCCGGTCGTGCCGCTCGACGCATGCACGCGCACGACCTGCTCGCGCGGCACCGCGAAGAGGCCGAACGGATAGTTGTCGCGCAGGTCGCTCTTGGTCGAGAACGGAAATTTCGCGAGATCGGCGAGCGACTTCAGGTCGTCCGGATGCACGCCCGCCGCATCGAACGTGCGCCGATAGTGCGGGACGTTGTCGTACGCGTGGCGCAGCGACCATTTGAGGCGTTCGAGCTGCAGCGCCTGCAGTTCGTCGCGGCTGGCGGTCTCGATCGGCTCGAGGGCGGCGGCGGGATGCGTCGGGTGAGTCATCGGGGTGCTCCTCCAATGGAGTGATGTCGTTGTCGTGTTCGAGGTGACGAGGCGGTCACGACCGGAACGTGCGACCGGCCGCGTGCAGCGCGGCGAGGCGCGGCGACACGCGATAGCGGTCCTCGCCGTAGCTCGCCGCGAGGTTCGACAGCACGCGATGCACGCGGCCGATGCCGATCGCATCGGCCCACGCGAGCGGGCCGCACGGATAGTTCACGCCCTTCTCCATCGCGAGATCGAGATCGGCCGGCGAGCACACGCCCTGGTTCACCGTATCGGCCGCTTCGTTCGCGAGCATCGCGACGGTGCGCATCGCGACCATCCCCGGCACGTCCGCGACGCCGACGACGCGAAAACCCGCCTGCTGGAACAGGCCGACCGCGTCCGCATACGCCGCGTCGCTGCACTGGAGCGCGCGCGTCAGCGCGACGAGGCCGGCCTGCGCGTAATCGCGCGCGAGATCGACGAGCACGAGATCCGGCACGCCCGTTTGCGCGGCGCGCGCGGCGGCCGTCCGGCCGTCGGTCAGTGCGATCGATGCGCGGCCGGCCACGGCGAGCAGATCGTCGGCATGCGCGTCGTTACGCCGCGCGTTCGCGATGCGGTCGACGAAGCGCGCATGCAGCGCGGCGGCCGGGCCGTCCTGTGCAAACAGCGCGACCTCGGCCGGCGCGGTGCGCGCGGGCTCGAAATCGGGCGCGGGCGGCGTCGCGCCGTCCGCATACGAATAGAAACCGCGCCCGGACTTGCGCCCGAGGAAGCCCGCATTCACGAGTTCCTGCTGGATCAGCGACGGCGTGTAGCGTGGGTCGTTGAAGTACGCGCGGAACACCGACTCGGTCACCGCGAAATTCACGTCGTGGCCGATCAGGTCCATCAGCTCGAACGGCCCCATCCGGAAGCCGCCGGCTTCGCGCATCACCGCGTCGATCGAAGCCGGCGTGCCGCCCTGCTCGTTCAGCACGCGCAGCGCCTCCGCGTAATACGGCCGGGCGACGCGGTTCACGATGAAGCCCGGCGTCGATTTCGCCATCACCGGTTGCTTGCCCCACGCGGCGGCGGTCGCATGAAGCATCCGGGCGACATCGGGCGCGGTCGCGAGCCCGCTGACCACCTCGACGAGCGCCATCAGCGGCGCCGGGTTGAAGAAATGCAGGCCGGCGACGCGCTGCGGCACGCGCAGCCCGGCCGCGATCGACGTGATCGAGATCGACGACGTGTTGGTCGCCAGCACGCATGCGTCGTCGACATGGCGTTCGAGGGTCGCGAAGATCTCGCGCTTCACCTCGAGCCGTTCGGCCGCCGCCTCGACGATCAGCGCGGCGCCCGCG harbors:
- a CDS encoding enoyl-CoA hydratase-related protein, with the protein product MDELKTLAVTVDARGIATVALQRGDVLNAFDETMIAELTDAFATLGRRDDVRAIVLRSDGRAFCAGADLQWMQRASANDAAANLRDAERFAAMMHAIRQCPKPTVARVQGHAFGGGVGLCAACDIVIASDHARFSVSEARFGILPAVIGPYLVEAVGQRQARRLALTATQLAAADAVAIGLIHQAVPLDVLDDTLERTLAELGRNGPHALTEIKRFFDAIGEYPPSDERAAFTAQTISRVRATPEAKEGFAAFFAKRPPAWEAGAE
- the paaK gene encoding phenylacetate--CoA ligase PaaK, producing MTHPTHPAAALEPIETASRDELQALQLERLKWSLRHAYDNVPHYRRTFDAAGVHPDDLKSLADLAKFPFSTKSDLRDNYPFGLFAVPREQVVRVHASSGTTGKPTVVGYTARDIDTWANVTARSIRAAGGRPGDTLHNAFGYGLFTGGLGIHYGAERLGCMVVPMSGGQTEKQVQLIRDFEPKIILVTPSYMLNLIDEMVRQGMDPAESSLKIGIFGAEPWTQALRDEVETRVGIDALDIYGLSEVMGPGVACECVETKDGPVIWEDHFYPEIIDPVTGEVLPDGSQGELVFTSLTKEAMPVIRYRTRDLTALLPPTARAMRRLAKITGRSDDMLIVRGVNVFPSQIEEIVVALPQLSGQFQITLSRDGHMDRLDLAVELRSEAAASVTDGERAALARELQHRIKTMVGVSSGVTVLAAGGIPATATGKARRVIDRRQAA
- a CDS encoding 3-hydroxyacyl-CoA dehydrogenase translates to MAVSSAHSVNSGALAPSAVVGVIGAGAMGAGIAQVAAAAGHAVLLYDLNEAACDKALAGIRTQFARLAEKGRLEPAQAEAAGNRIRAVRALADFAGAALIVEAAAERLEVKREIFATLERHVDDACVLATNTSSISITSIAAGLRVPQRVAGLHFFNPAPLMALVEVVSGLATAPDVARMLHATAAAWGKQPVMAKSTPGFIVNRVARPYYAEALRVLNEQGGTPASIDAVMREAGGFRMGPFELMDLIGHDVNFAVTESVFRAYFNDPRYTPSLIQQELVNAGFLGRKSGRGFYSYADGATPPAPDFEPARTAPAEVALFAQDGPAAALHARFVDRIANARRNDAHADDLLAVAGRASIALTDGRTAAARAAQTGVPDLVLVDLARDYAQAGLVALTRALQCSDAAYADAVGLFQQAGFRVVGVADVPGMVAMRTVAMLANEAADTVNQGVCSPADLDLAMEKGVNYPCGPLAWADAIGIGRVHRVLSNLAASYGEDRYRVSPRLAALHAAGRTFRS